The following proteins are encoded in a genomic region of Oncorhynchus masou masou isolate Uvic2021 chromosome 32, UVic_Omas_1.1, whole genome shotgun sequence:
- the LOC135526363 gene encoding cationic amino acid transporter 3-like, whose protein sequence is MAEKLASFGKMLLRRRALDCNQEESHFARCLTTLDLIALGVGATLGAGVYVLAGEVAREKAGPAIVLCFLIAALSSVLAGLCYAEFGARVPKTGSAYMYSYVTVGEIWAFITGWNLILSYVIGTASVARAWSSTFDNLVEQKISDFFRASMSIKVPGKILAEYPDLFAFILILLLTGLLAFGVSESALVNKIFTGVNLVVLGFVIISGLVKGDRTNWNLTVEDFVNTTNITDPEIIKEKFGTGGFAPFGFSGVLSGAATCFYAFVGFDCIATTSEEAKNPMRSIPIGIVASLLICFFAYFGVSAALTLMMPYYLLNRESPLPEAFSYVHWDPARYIVAVGSLCALSTSLLGSMFPMPRVIYAMAEDGLLFRFLSKMNIKTKTPLLATIVSGIVAALMAFLFDLAALVDLMSIGTLLAYTLVAVCVLILRYQPGTLGLSGASEKLVELVGLRRATMAEGDSGDEGEGETRPLRERFTLKMLLVPSCDVPTKTSGLIVYITTAVISLVFTLLCVVLAVWGAEVVSGHPLWVTICAILAFFAFLCVAIIWRQPPSRQALTFKVPLLPVLPLVSIFVNIYLMMQLDGPTWCRFAVWMTIGFLIYFGYGIKNSSEATPNRGKFETVLRSKSPIYLAEDDSEVEGMTP, encoded by the exons CGTGCTCTGCTTCCTCATCGCAGCGCTCTCCTCCGTCCTTGCTGGTCTGTGTTATGCTGAGTTTGGTGCTCGTGTGCCCAAGACTGGTTCAGCCTACATGTACAGCTATGTGACTGTGGGGGAAATCTGGGCCTTCATCACTGGCTGGAACCTCATCCTCTCCTATGTCATAG gCACAGCCAGTGTTGCTCGGGCCTGGAGCTCCACCTTTGACAACCTGGTTGAACAGAAGATCTCAGACTTCTTCAGAGCCTCCATGTCCATCAAGGTCCCTGGGAAGATTCTTGCTGAATACCCAGACCTCTTCGCCTTCATCCTGATCTTGCTGCTCACTG GCCTGCTGGCGTTTGGCGTTAGCGAGTCGGCCCTAGTGAACAAGATCTTCACGGGGGTCAACCTGGTGGTGCTGGGCTTCGTCATCATCTCAGGCCTGGTGAAGGGAGACCGTACCAACTGGAACCTCACTGTGGAGGACTTTGTCAACACAACCAACATCACTGATCCAGA gATAATTAAAGAGAAGTTTGGCACTGGGGGTTTTGCTCCATTTGGCTTCAGTGGAGTCCTGTCTGGGGCAGCAACCTGCTTCTATGCCTTTGTGGGGTTCGACTGCATCGCAACAACAA GTGAAGAGGCCAAGAACCCTATGCGTTCCATCCCCATCGGAATCGTGGCTTCTCTGCTCATCTGTTTCTTTGCCTACTTCGGGGTGTCTGCGGCTCTCACCCTTATGATGCCCTACTACCTGCTGAACAGAGAGAGCCCACTGCCAGAGGCCTTCAGTTATGTGCACTGGGACCCTGCCCGCTACATCGTGGCTGTGGGCTCCCTCTGTGCCCTCTCCACCAG TTTACTGGGCTCAATGTTCCCCATGCCCCGTGTAATCTATGCCATGGCTGAGGACGGCCTGCTCTTCCGCTTCCTCTCAAAGATGAACATAAAAACCAAGACCCCCCTGTTAGCCACCATCGTGTCGGGTATTGTAGCAG CCCTGATGGCATTCCTGTTTGATCTGGCAGCCCTGGTAGACCTGATGTCGATAGGAACTCTCCTGGCATACACACTAGTGGCAGTGTGTGTGCTTATCCTCAG GTACCAGCCGGGTACCCTGGGCCTCAGCGGTGCCAGTGAGAAGCTGGTGGAGCTGGTGGGTCTGCGGAGGGCAACCATGGCGGAGGGGGACAGTGGAGACGAGGGTGAGGGGGAGACCAGGCCCCTCAGGGAGAGGTTCACCCTCAAGATGTTGCTGGTGCCCAGCTGTGACGTCCCCACCAAGACCTCCGGACTTATCGTGTACATCACTACCGCTGTCATCT CTTTGGTATTCACCCTGCTGTGTGTAGTGCTGGCTGTGTGGGGGGCAGAGGTGGTTAGTGGCCACCCCCTGTGGGTCACCATATGTGCCATACTGGCCTTCTTCGCCTTCCTGTGTGTGGCCATCATCTGGAGACAGCCCCCGAGCAGACAGGCACTCACCTTTAAA GTACCTCTGCTCCCAGTGCTGCCATTGGTCAGTATCTTTGTCAACATTTACCTCATGATGCAGCTGGATGGGCCAACATGGTGTCGCTTTGCAGTGTGGATGACTATTG GTTTTCTCATCTACTTTGGTTATGGGATTAAGAACAGCTCAGAGGCCACACCCAACCGTGGTAAATTTGAGACAGTCCTCCGATCAAAGAGTCCCATCTACCTGGCAGAGGATGACAGTGAGGTGGAAGGGATGACACCTTAG